The following is a genomic window from Babesia bovis T2Bo chromosome 4 map unlocalized Chr4_1, whole genome shotgun sequence.
AGTCTATGCACAGCATATATACCCGAACTGTCAGTATGTCTGGGTCCGATGTGATCTTAGATAAGCATTCTCTCAATATTGATTCGAGGGTGTCCACATTTATTGCGCTATTGACCGACTTCATCCTTGAGCTCAATGCATGGATGCAACGTATCCCCGTAAGACAACCAAATATAATAGACATGTGATGACTGTACTGCGAGTCGTACTCCTCAGTGGGTACCCCGGCATCATTTTGTAATGCCaatatattgtttacaCTGGCATCGACGCACTCCATGATGCGTTTTCTGACGACGGGATTGATGATGACGGGGTGGAAAAGGTCATTTTCTTCAAACATATGGGATATGACCAACAGAAAGTGAGATATGTGTACCAAATCGTCACTTCTTAAACGCCACTCAAAAAGCACCATTAAGGGATTGATGTTGGTGGCATAAGTCATGAAGTGAAGCAGGTCGTCCAGCACTTCTGTAAATCGATCACGTAAAACATTGGTACATTCAGTATCACTGCGCACGACTCTAACCAAAAGTTGGCATATTTCGCAAAAAAGACCGTCACCTTGGGGTCCAAGACATTTGGCAAAGCGTAGTAGTGGAATGACAAAAAAGGTGAGGAATGCATCAAAAGAAGTGGGTGATCGCACTAAAACCATGTCCTTTATCTTGACATTGTGATTATTCCCGAACAATAAAAACAGCTCAATGCTCAATTCCGCAGATATGCTGTAAGAGGCAATGGCGTCAGGAGATAATGAATCGTCATTGAATTTAGCAATGAATTCTTCATATGACGTATGCAACCAAGCGATGTCCATCTTGGCACTTTTACAAtgtttcttcatcatcatgAGGCACTCTCGGAAGCCTGCAGCTATCCTAGACCTAGCGTCCAATAGGGACACACCATTGCCATGGCAGATGTCAAGAGTGGGCAAGGTACAGAGCAGATGTTTAAACAAAGGATGCAACTTGGTGGTAAAGGTGCCGTTGACATTCTTTATGATACCAAATAGCAGGTGCTCTGAATTATCCCTGGAAGTATGATAGAGCTTTGCTGGTATAAACTTACATGCACAATAACGGATGGATAGACGCATACATCCTCTTATCTGGGATTCTCCTCAATAGCAAACTCAAGGACTCCATCGACATACGCCGTATAAGCTGATTGCTATGACGTAGCCATGGTGTAAAAAGCGCTATTAGATCGTCCAAGTCCTCACTTACACAACGACTATTGGCCCTGGATAAATTATATGCGCATATTGGTAACACTACCTAAAGTGTGTCGCTAGCAGGGAAAATATAGGCTCAGAATTGTTTTCGGGGCTATTTTCCAAGATATTGAGGAGATCGCCAAATGGCATATTAACGCATATTTGATCTCCATAGTCCTATAATCCATGGTCTTACAGAATTACAGTGACATACCTTAAAGAAAAAGGCAAGAAGACGGCATATTGGTGTTAACTCCCTGGTACTAGCAGCCTGGGCGCAGCGCAACAAGGTCTGGATGGCATACTCACTCCACTTGGGGAATGGCCACGATGTTGCAAATTTGCCCTCAGTCAATACACCGCAGTTATCAAGAATTCCTTTGAGCTCTTGATTGTAAGTAATCAGTTCCTTTGACCGAAGAGTAATGCGAACATTATGAAGAAAAGAACGACGATTTTCAATTGGCACTGTGACAACGTTAAAATAGGTATATGTATCCGTCATGGCAATATGCCATTATGGTGACACGGAAAGACGCCTTTTCCATTAGATTACATGGTTTTCACTTACCTTCAGGCTGGGCTACTGTGCTTATGTCACTGAATGAGGATGCTTTCAATGACCGCGACCTTTTAGAGGCGGATTGAAACTTAAACTTCCCGCGATTAGTCATTGCGATAGAGTTGGCAGGTAACCACAGTTAAACATCAATTACGTCATAGAAACTCTGTATACTGGCCCAACGCCTAAGGGAATTAAAAGGCAACTTAGGCGCCTCCCTCAACTGCTTTCTCTCGTAAGGAACGTAGGTGACGCTCATGTCGAATAAACAGAAGCTGGGCCAGTGTACGCTTAGTGTTCCTCAATGATCCGGGATTAAGTGCTGGGTTCTTGGTCTTACGGTATAATTCTATCTTGCTCAGTATTTTACGTACCTTACGAATCTCCTGGATTAACATAACAATTTATAAACGGAAAACATAAGCTATATAAACCATTATAGAGCAAGGTCAACAATAGTTATACATATCTTCCATTATTGTAGCAAAATTCAAACAACACTAACCTCTTCTATCTCAGGCGTGCTTAGTTCACGCCAGTAGCGTGCCTTCCGGTACTGCACGCTATTTACGTCGTAGTCCTCGCAGTCACCGGAATGAATAACCGTCTCAATTGATAATCGGCTATACAATGATGACCAGGAAGGAAGTGATTCAAATTCAGCAACAGGAAACCCTGAGTCCTTTGAAGTGCCTGAGCCAAAAGAACGTAAATCGTAATCGTAGACGGATATATGCTTGTTAAAAAAACGATTGGCAACGATCCTGAAAGCCGCAGAAGTCAACTTGTTTGTTATAAATAGGAGAAAACCTAACGAACGCACAAAGGAAAGAAAAATGCCAACCGTGGGCATTATAAGCAAGTTAATGGTCCTTCAATATCAAGGTAATACAAATGTGTTGCATCaattttttattttaaaataaaatgtTGGTATCACTGTGATAGACGGCCAGCTGCAAGTCTATCGTTGCCTTACAGAACACACCAGACTATGCTCCCGGCTTCTTTAGGAATCGTCTTCCACGTTTAAATGATATTTGGGAGGATTATATTCTTGGATGTGTGGTCGAATTATAACACATATCACTCTGAGGATAGATATAAGCCTGATGATATAAGACTGATTTGAGTTGGGTGGTTTTTAGGTGGAATAAATGTATCTTAGCTGCAATACGTTATACACCTGCTCTCGTAACAATCGGTATAAGTTACAGCGATGTCTATATTCGTCGACAGTTTGTGCACTCAAGGATAATAGTCTTAGTAACCACGCAAGATATCTGGATAGTAATATCCACTTAAGCTATAATGGCATCGTCAATAGCCCATATGCGACCTCTCGTCGTCTATATAGGTCTTTAAAGGCTATTAGACATGATAGTCTGCTGAGGAAGGCTCCTGTATCTAGGAGAACTATTGCTTCATTGAATGATGTAAACCAGATCAGTCCTTTATATCGATTTTTAACGCGTCTAATTGATGAAGGAGGGCACGTAGACTTATCTTTGTTACAAAAGGTATACGTTATGGCAATAGAAGCTCTGAAAGACGACAGCGAGTTTGCGttgaaatgtatattccTTGTTTTAATCGCATACACCGGCGATGTCCCTGTGGACGTCGTCAATCAAATGTCGAAGGTTATAGATACAGTCAGGAGCACAACTAAGCCCGCTTTACAATTGGAGATGATTAACATTTTTTGCGCAATGCGGAACTATCACCCTCAAATGCATAGCCAACTGGAGCATAGGCACAGAGCGTATATGGAATACCTGGATGAAATGGGTCACTACATACGATTAAGCGTCCCTCATGAAATAGAGCCAACTCAAATTGATTCATTGAGAGCAACATTGGACTCATTGAATGTAAAGCACTATGCCGGAATaagtggtatgttatatccTATCTAAACGGCCAATCACGATACTTTAGGGCACATTTACATGCCTATAGTTATACAGGATAGCCAACTGGCCATTGAATTTGCAACACAAAGGTGAGCTAGTCCTAAAacaaacaacatcaatGGTACACACAGTGATCTACAATCTATGTCTTTTGAAGCCCGGCATCCGATAAAATTGTTAGTCTATTGTAAAATTATATTACTATTCACAGGAAAATGCTCCTACTAGAACAAATGGGCTGGCGTGTGACCTTGGTGAAAGAAGAACAATGGAATTCACTAGACACGGGTAGGTGAACACATCATTGTGAAACTACACACGTGGCCATAGATGACACACGAGAAAAGTACATATCGAAATTACTTGCATACATGTATATGGATGCGCAATTCATGTACAAGCCTGCCTGGGTTAAGCCCTACGTTCCCTAATGGTGACAACGACATCACATGTAACAACGTAAATTTCTATGATAAAATGACACATGCCGATTGTTAGAACGTTAATAACTCAGAACCAAAATGAGCTGGTGGGTGTGTGCGCATTTAATACTGACACATCTGTTCGTGTTCTCACTTCccaaatgtgtaagcaaTGCCGTGTAAGACACCGATTGCGCTGCAGGTGTATTCTGAATGGGACACTGATTTTGTAGAAGATGCCAATAGTATACCGTCAATTGAAATTAAGCTTGCTCCTCCTCAAAATGTATGTTTTCAAGGTGAAATTGTTATAACCTCTGCAGCCGCTCCCTCAAGTAGCTCATGCCATCGATAAACTCGAGACTAGAAGGATACAGATGGAAGAGGTATGTCATATTTTTGTATCCAGATTGCAATCGAATCAGGGAATGATGGCTCAGCTCGAGGATAAGTTCAACGAAACCCTTGTGGAGTCACGAGATAACATCAAGCAGATCATTAAACAGGTATGCTTGAATTCATTTGAACTAAACTTGATCGTGTAGCAATTCGCCATATTCGAGGAAAAGGACATGGAGAGCATCATTTTGTCCATAATTGACAACAATCGGAAATTATATAGAAAGAAACATGAGTATGTAATTAATGTGATTTTAACGTCCAATGGCATTTCAGAAATCTGAAGGCACCGTCATTCTTACTATTGGGAGAGGAAGTTGTTCCCAGCTCGGTTAGAGTAATGATGGGATCTGTGAATATGCCAGATCCAATAATCAAAACCAAGATGGAGCAAATAGAACAAAGCAGGAGTTACGACGAGATACAGACATTCCACCAACAGTCGGCCGAATTGGGACAACTATCCAATGTTACACTAATAGGTAAGCACTAATAAATCATGACTGAAAATTCATGTAGAATTGGAGCGAGCACTGGCAATGCAGTTAAAACCATATACATCCATTTTAGAGGTAAGCTTACACAGCGAATACACGTGAACAACCCATGTAGATCTACAAGGCGAACAACAATCGGTCGCAAGCTACCGCTGAAAACACTGCAGCGCCAACGTTCATACAGACAGGAGCCTTCGGATTGCCTACTACGAAACAGCTTAATGTGAAAATAGGTCAATCGGAAGACCCATATCCAACCGTGGAAGACTATGTCATGAACATGGAGAAGAAACGCGATGCTGCAGAAAGAAATGAAAGGAATACAGCACTCGCAATGTATCTCAAACTAGTTAAAGCACAACATGAAATGATACGCGACGAACTTCGTGCCGCAACTTCAGCAATCATATCGAGATATGGTGGAATTGTAGACGAAAGCACCAAGAAGCAAGTGCGCCAACACACACATCACTGAACACATATcgcattaatatatatctatatgaTACACACGCATTGCGCATGGTTTCCATTAGTAGTTATTTGGCAGTAACGCATATCCCCTGGCTACACAGCTGCCATAGGGTCCCTGGATTCCTGCAATCCAAGATGAATACGCTCAGTGATATGCGCCATAGTCATCTGGATACACATACCGCATCATTCAAAGGCGACGTGAAGCCCAAAATAATCGTTGTTTTGGGTCCAACCGCAACAGGGAAAACTGAGGCATCCATAGAGCTTGCTCTCAAACTTAAAACGCACAATATCACAGCTGAGATCATAAACGCTGATTCCATGCAAGTATGTCTTGCGTAGCAACAACCAACGTTGGCACAGGTATACAAGGGCTTTGATGTGGGCACAGCAAAGCCAACGCTAGATCAGATGCAAAGGGTCAGGCATCATCTCCTAGGAACAGTGCCCCCTACCCAAATGTACAATGCATCCCAGTATGTACATACAGCTCAATCACTTGTTAGTTACCTGTGGTATCCGTGATACTCGCCGCAGATCGCAGAGATCCACGCCAACAACGTTCTTCCCATTATTGTAGGAGGGACCAATCTCTATATCGAAGGATTACTATGGCCTTCGATCCTTGACATGCGCCTACAAAATTCTGGTAAGAACCGACCCATGTTTGTCACACTATTCCACTAGAAACCACAGATGCTTACCATGGTATGACTGCTCACAATAATCGCATCACGCCACTAACAGGGAAATCTGTTGTACAATTGTACGATGAACTTATGAAACTTGATCCACAAAGGGTAATGGTAATATTATGTCTATCGATATTTTGTCCAGGCAGCTATGCTGCACTGCAATGATCGCAAGAGAATTACGAGAAGTTTGGATGTCATTAAAACCTCCGGAATGAAGCATAGTGATCTTATAGCCGTGCGACTTAGTGAGAAACAGGAAGCAGGGTCCAAGTGAGTTGTTATTAATGTCTAGACAAATATGTAGATACGATTCAATTCTATTTGCTATGCACTGCGACCCAACAGAACATAGAAAGAGAATTAAAAGGAGGTGCCACAAAATGATAGAGGTAAACTCCAGCGCCTTTCAATCATGAGTTTCCAGGACGGTATCGTCGACGAATGCAAGGAGCTCATTAATTTAATCGGTATTTCGCGTGTTTGGTAGTGATACTCTGACTCAGAAACCAACGCAATAGACAAGCACAAGGGCATATGCCAGAGCATAGGTCTGTCTGTTTAACTTCATAAACATTGGTACAGGTTACAAGGAGTTGATTCCTATTATACGGGATACCATTGGCAACAATGCCGATATTGATGAACAAACGAAGGAATTGTGCATAGAAAAGTTAGAAATTGCAACTTGGCAATACGCTAGACGTCAAAGGACGTGGATCACAAACCGATTCAAGAAGTCCCAGATAACGAGGGTTATTGCCATTGATACCACTGGTAC
Proteins encoded in this region:
- a CDS encoding putative ribosomal protein L29; the encoded protein is MPTVGIFLSFVRSLGFLLFITNKLTSAAFRIVANRFFNKHISVYDYDLRSFGSGTSKDSGFPVAEFESLPSWSSLYSRLSIETVIHSGDCEDYDVNSVQYRKARYWRELSTPEIEEEIRKVRKILSKIELYRKTKNPALNPGSLRNTKRTLAQLLFIRHERHLRSLREKAVEGGA
- a CDS encoding RAP domain family protein, which codes for MYLSCNTLYTCSRNNRYKLQRCLYSSTVCALKDNSLSNHARYLDSNIHLSYNGIVNSPYATSRRLYRSLKAIRHDSLLRKAPVSRRTIASLNDVNQISPLYRFLTRLIDEGGHVDLSLLQKVYVMAIEALKDDSEFALKCIFLVLIAYTGDVPVDVVNQMSKVIDTVRSTTKPALQLEMINIFCAMRNYHPQMHSQLEHRHRAYMEYLDEMGHYIRLSVPHEIEPTQIDSLRATLDSLNVKHYAGISGHIYMPIVIQDSQLAIEFATQSDLQSMSFEARHPIKLKMLLLEQMGWRVTLVKEEQWNSLDTDDTREKYISKLLAYMYMDAQFMYKPAWVKPYVP
- a CDS encoding tRNA dimethylallyltransferase translates to MNTLSDMRHSHLDTHTASFKGDVKPKIIVVLGPTATGKTEASIELALKLKTHNITAEIINADSMQVYKGFDVGTAKPTLDQMQRVRHHLLGTVPPTQMYNASQYVHTAQSLIAEIHANNVLPIIVGGTNLYIEGLLWPSILDMRLQNSETTDAYHGKSVVQLYDELMKLDPQRAAMLHCNDRKRITRSLDVIKTSGMKHSDLIAVRLSEKQEAGSKYDSILFAMHCDPTEHRKRIKRRCHKMIEDGIVDECKELINLIETNAIDKHKGICQSIGYKELIPIIRDTIGNNADIDEQTKELCIEKLEIATWQYARRQRTWITNRFKKSQITRVIAIDTTDVALWNDKVIGTMEREVLMWYNAKEN